The Candidatus Firestonebacteria bacterium RIFOXYD2_FULL_39_29 genome has a window encoding:
- a CDS encoding glutamate 5-kinase, which produces MYSRIVVKIGTNLLADKVKGINTSRVIEIAKTLSGLERSGKNICLVTSGAIGAGVAALKLKEKPVSIPEKQAVAAIGQPLLMEAYENAFRKYGSVIGQILLTKDDFTERKRYLNAKNTFDVLLRKRVIPIINENDTVAVDEIKVGDNDNISAMVAHLVGADLLIILSDIKGLCKEDPNKNADAELIRLVEKITPEIEKLAKSSKGELSAGGMITKLQAAKKCAAAGITMVIADGKDPSVIKRIASGEPNGTVFLPCKNKLTDHEIWKLMHGCSEK; this is translated from the coding sequence ATGTATAGCAGAATCGTAGTCAAGATAGGCACCAACTTACTGGCTGATAAAGTAAAAGGTATTAACACCTCTCGTGTTATAGAGATTGCCAAGACTCTTTCCGGCTTGGAAAGATCCGGTAAAAATATTTGTCTGGTTACTTCCGGAGCTATTGGCGCGGGAGTTGCCGCTTTAAAGCTTAAAGAAAAACCCGTAAGTATTCCTGAAAAACAGGCAGTTGCGGCGATAGGTCAGCCTCTTCTTATGGAAGCTTATGAAAATGCGTTTAGAAAATATGGATCGGTTATAGGTCAGATACTTTTAACAAAAGACGACTTTACGGAGAGGAAAAGGTATTTAAACGCAAAGAATACTTTTGATGTGCTCCTTAGAAAAAGGGTTATACCTATCATAAACGAAAATGATACGGTAGCGGTAGATGAGATAAAAGTAGGGGATAATGATAATATCTCCGCGATGGTTGCGCATCTTGTCGGAGCGGACCTCTTAATAATACTTTCTGATATTAAGGGGCTTTGTAAAGAAGATCCGAATAAAAATGCGGACGCTGAACTCATACGTTTAGTCGAAAAAATAACTCCTGAAATAGAAAAACTTGCAAAAAGCTCAAAGGGTGAGCTTTCAGCCGGGGGGATGATCACCAAGCTTCAAGCGGCAAAAAAATGCGCCGCAGCAGGTATTACTATGGTTATCGCCGACGGCAAAGACCCTTCTGTTATAAAAAGAATTGCTTCCGGCGAGCCGAACGGAACCGTTTTTTTACCCTGTAAAAATAAGTTAACCGATCACGAGATCTGGAAACTAATGCACGGGTGTTCAGAAAAATAA
- a CDS encoding ATP-dependent Clp protease ATP-binding subunit ClpC translates to MMFQKFTERAQKIIIYAKEEAGRLKHDYVGPEHILLGLIRGGSGVAIGVMKNMGVSLTKLKKEVESMLSPGTGTVQIEDLSFTPKAKKALELAIEEANKMGHGYVGTEHLLLGIVKEGESAASKVLGSFGITLDHAREITIELLGGQSSSSTSKQNPFSQGIPQHPGAQPTGLKTSKTPALDAFSRDLTVLARDNKLDPVIGRETEIERVIQILSRRTKNNPVLLGEAGVGKTAIVEGLAQKIISGNVPELLVGKRVLTLDLAGMVAGTKYRGEFEERLKAVMNELRHSGNVIIFIDELHTLVGAGAAEGAIDASNMLKPALSRGEVQCIGASTLNEYRKHIEKDGALERRFQTIIVNPPSVEETVLILKGLRDKYEAHHKVKITDDAIREAAYLADRYITARFLPDKAIDIIDEACARIRLQSSARPTEVISVEKDLENAMKEKESAVKAQEFEKAASMRDRIKELKIKQDDIKKLWEKSQGVIEKNVSAEDIAKVVSQWTGIPVFKLEEKESVKLLNMESALRKRVVGQEEAIKSVTNAIQRSRAGLADPKKPIGSFIFLGPTGVGKTELARALAEFMFEDEKALIRIDMSEYSEKFAVSRLMGAPPGYVGFEEGGQLTEKVRRRPYSVILFDEIEKAHPEVFNVLLQVLDDGRLTDSFGRIVDFKNTVVIMTSNTGARSIDKGGSLGFKKQDDKVSYDGMKSKVMDELRKTFNPEFLNRIDELIVFHQLTKENLTSIIELLIKKVEERLTEKKITLKLDASAKEFLIEKGYDPVFGARPLKRAIQKYIEDPLSTEILNKRISEGGSVTAKANGDKLMFEKN, encoded by the coding sequence ATTATGTTTCAAAAGTTTACTGAAAGAGCGCAGAAAATTATTATTTACGCAAAAGAAGAAGCCGGCAGGCTTAAGCATGATTATGTCGGGCCGGAGCATATTTTACTGGGGCTGATACGGGGCGGCAGCGGGGTGGCTATCGGCGTTATGAAGAATATGGGGGTCAGTTTAACAAAACTGAAAAAAGAAGTTGAAAGCATGCTCTCTCCCGGTACCGGTACTGTTCAAATCGAAGACCTGTCTTTTACTCCCAAGGCAAAGAAAGCCCTTGAACTTGCGATTGAAGAGGCCAATAAAATGGGGCATGGTTATGTGGGGACGGAGCATCTTCTTCTTGGTATAGTTAAAGAAGGGGAGAGTGCGGCGTCAAAAGTGCTCGGGAGTTTTGGAATTACCCTGGATCATGCCAGAGAGATTACTATCGAACTTTTGGGCGGGCAGTCTTCTTCTTCAACCTCAAAGCAAAATCCTTTCTCTCAAGGTATTCCTCAACATCCGGGGGCTCAGCCTACCGGCCTAAAAACAAGTAAGACTCCGGCACTGGATGCTTTCTCGAGAGATCTTACAGTTTTAGCAAGGGATAATAAACTTGACCCTGTTATCGGAAGGGAAACAGAAATAGAAAGAGTAATACAGATACTTTCGAGGCGTACCAAGAATAACCCGGTGCTTCTGGGTGAGGCGGGCGTAGGAAAGACCGCGATTGTTGAAGGTCTTGCTCAAAAAATTATCTCCGGGAATGTCCCGGAGCTTCTTGTCGGGAAAAGAGTTCTGACCCTGGATCTTGCGGGTATGGTTGCCGGCACAAAATACCGCGGTGAGTTCGAAGAAAGATTAAAAGCGGTGATGAATGAACTTCGTCACAGCGGGAACGTTATTATTTTTATAGATGAGCTTCATACTCTGGTCGGCGCGGGAGCCGCTGAAGGGGCTATAGACGCTTCTAATATGTTAAAGCCGGCGCTTTCAAGAGGCGAGGTGCAGTGTATCGGGGCCAGTACTTTAAATGAGTACAGAAAGCATATAGAAAAAGACGGAGCATTGGAAAGAAGGTTCCAGACTATTATCGTAAATCCTCCGTCGGTGGAGGAAACAGTATTGATCTTAAAGGGGCTGCGTGATAAATATGAGGCTCACCATAAGGTAAAGATAACGGATGACGCTATTAGAGAAGCTGCTTACCTGGCAGACCGGTATATTACCGCGAGATTTTTACCTGATAAAGCCATAGATATTATTGATGAGGCCTGTGCGAGGATTAGGTTGCAATCCTCTGCCCGCCCTACAGAAGTTATTTCCGTGGAAAAAGATCTTGAGAATGCAATGAAGGAAAAAGAATCTGCCGTGAAAGCACAGGAGTTTGAAAAAGCGGCGAGCATGCGGGACCGTATAAAAGAATTAAAGATAAAACAGGATGACATTAAAAAGCTCTGGGAAAAGTCTCAGGGTGTAATAGAAAAAAATGTTTCTGCCGAGGATATTGCAAAAGTGGTTTCCCAGTGGACAGGAATTCCGGTTTTTAAACTGGAAGAGAAGGAGTCCGTTAAGCTTCTTAATATGGAAAGCGCTCTTAGAAAAAGAGTGGTCGGGCAGGAAGAGGCAATCAAGTCCGTTACCAATGCAATACAAAGAAGCAGGGCGGGTCTGGCTGATCCAAAGAAGCCTATCGGTTCTTTCATATTCCTGGGCCCTACCGGTGTTGGAAAGACAGAGCTTGCGAGAGCGCTTGCGGAGTTTATGTTTGAAGACGAAAAAGCTCTTATTAGAATAGATATGTCGGAGTATTCTGAGAAATTTGCCGTGTCCCGTCTTATGGGTGCGCCCCCCGGTTATGTGGGTTTTGAAGAAGGCGGACAGTTAACGGAAAAAGTCAGACGGCGTCCGTATTCAGTAATTCTTTTTGATGAAATAGAAAAAGCACATCCTGAAGTGTTCAACGTCCTCCTGCAGGTGCTTGATGACGGAAGGCTTACCGATTCTTTCGGCCGTATCGTTGACTTTAAGAATACGGTGGTAATAATGACCTCAAATACAGGCGCCCGCTCCATAGATAAAGGCGGCTCTTTAGGGTTTAAAAAACAGGATGATAAGGTCTCTTATGACGGAATGAAAAGCAAAGTTATGGATGAACTCCGGAAAACCTTTAATCCTGAGTTCTTGAACAGGATAGATGAGCTTATAGTTTTCCACCAGCTGACCAAGGAAAATCTGACGAGTATTATTGAACTTCTTATCAAAAAAGTGGAAGAGAGGCTTACAGAAAAAAAGATCACGTTAAAACTGGATGCCTCCGCTAAAGAGTTCCTTATCGAAAAAGGCTATGATCCTGTCTTTGGCGCAAGACCGCTTAAAAGGGCTATCCAAAAATATATTGAGGACCCGCTTTCTACCGAGATCTTAAATAAACGTATCTCCGAAGGCGGCTCAGTCACAGCAAAAGCCAACGGCGATAAACTGATGTTTGAGAAGAATTAA